The nucleotide sequence aacaaacgatgatgatgatgaatccattttagaaacattttgtgcttttagacatgaaaacagaaaagagaaatctttaaaaaatagaaaacctTCATTGCTATAGTTAGTCATAATACTGAATAACacaatttttttgtctttgagtagcaactgttatttcctatttgcttatccctagaaagtttgaaaaatggctaatatttcctttgaaACTTGCTTCTGTtagatttattcatttattcaaaccccaaagaacatCTTTCATGCTCCCCAACTACTGTTcataatcagagatgcatatattcttttctactcaaggcacaaggccggaaacttgtggggaggggccagtcaattagatcgactcagtatgcaactggtacttaatttattgatcccgaaaggatgaaaggcaaagtcaaccttggtggcatttgaactcagaacataaagacagatgaaatacctatttctttactacccacaaggggctaaacacagagaggacaaacggattaagtcgattacatcgaccccagtgcgtatatggtacttaatttatcaaccccaaaagaatgaaaggcaaagtcgacctcagcagaatttgaactcagaacgtaacggcagacgaaatatggctacgcatttcgcccggcatgctaatgtttctgccagctcgccgccttaagagatgcatatattgtcaaccactaagggacatgctcaagtggttatggtcaagtaactgataagcaaatctgtggtattgagcagaatatttgctataacagaATCTGTCTgagatgtaatggaaaataggtcagtttcaaaacattgatgtccatgtcacaaaagcaaagtgtgaagggaacagtagtcatttcctttgattttctgATAGAAACAAATGGGAAATgatacttactgaccaaagacaaaaaaaaataattaaaattttgttacacagtgtaataaaGCCTATAAATCATCAGTTGTTGTTTGtctatattttacttctttttccaaAGTAGTTCATATTTGTTTATGTCCTTCTGAATACTTTTCACTACACTGATCTGTAGCTTTTTCAGTgggtgtatattttaaaaaagtataCTGGGTTGATGTAGAGAAAAATATTGGTGcaggagtgtggtaagtagcttgctaaccaaccacatggttgcgggttcagtcccactgcgtggcatcttgggcaagtgtcttctgctatagccccgggccgaccaatgccttgtgattggatttggtagacagaaactgaaagaagcctgtcgtatatatgtatatatatgtttgtgtgtctgtgtttgtccccctagcattgcttgacaaccgatgctggtgtgtctacgtccccgccacttagcggttcggcaaaagagaccaatagaataagtactgggcttacaaagaataagttccggggtcgatttgatcgactaaaggcggtgctccagcatggccacagtcaaatgactgaaacaagtaaaagagtaaagagtacgtgtgtgtgtgtatggggtacAAACAACTATtttgaaaaaggaaatgaagtgaAATACAGACAAACCGCAACAAATGAGTGTTTGTAGGCTTTGTAAATTATGATTCTTCCCAAATATGACAGAATTGTTTTCAACATACTATTTCCACAGGTTATCTCTTTAAAGCTTATTGTTGCAGTATGAAGGTTGTTGGTCTGGTCTGTGGTGATCACTGGTTGAGCTGTTGAATGAAAGTAAGTTTCTGGGGCTGCATGAAGTAACTTAACACTCATAAGCACTTGACAGGAGATTTTATTATTGCACATAAAGACAAACTGTGTTGGCCTTTAACAGATAACAACAAGAGGACTCAgaaagtgcaaacctctgccaaggcaacaccaacgtcctctcaatgattagccagagatgatttttacaatgataatatctcaaataaactcaactgctcttacAAACAagtatactaaaaatgaactcgacactcaaaaattaaatggaaaaataatccagaatccttgtctggtaatGGATTGATcgcaaaatctaatcagttcatgctagTCCTGAGGCGAAACAGCCCTGAAAGTTTCATGTGAATCCATCCTGCAGTTCTTGAGAcattttgtccacagacaaacaaacacaactgaaaacaatacctctgccttagcataggtggaggtaataattaCATACTGGATGAGAGATACTACTTGGAGTTTATGACAAGCTGTTGATACGGCAACTTCTGGCTTGCTTGACATAACTGGAAACAATTGTGCTATATTCGTGGCAATGGAGGTTTCTCTCATTTATCTGCACCATCTATCTTAGTTACTTTCCTCAGTCATATGGCTGGTAAAAATGTACACCATCTCATGTAGCAAGAATGGAGACACATATCGCTCGGCTGCCTCAACATTCTGCAATTAATTAATTCCAAAAGCAACCTTTTAAAAGGCACAAGAAGAGGATTCTAGAAGATTGAATTATATGAAGGCTTGATGCTGGTTAGTTGCTTAATAGAGtgaacatatgaaactattgtgGTTTGGTCATGATGTCTGACTGGTTACCTAGCAGTTCAGTTTCAAAACTACACTATTATATAGTTGATTGCTGCTCTGGGGCATCAACACACTAAAGCTCTGATGTTTAGCCGCTACTTTCATAGAAGACCACAACATTATCCATCATTTTCTCAACAACTTTGGCCGCTTTTCTGAATTCAATATTGCTACCATCCatggacatgcttataaaataataACCCCTTCCCCTCAGAATACAATAAACAGCACAACATTAATAACTTTCTGAAAGATCTTTTTCATGCTCAGGATTGTTAAAACAGGATAAACTCTATGCATTGGCTGTTAATTGTcaggacactgcatccttcaaaaattccatactttctgaaattcgccaacactattCCTTTTAAGCCTGTGCACCTTTCCCTCCGTTTGTCTCTTTTAATGTTCAGTTTTCTGCCTTTTTTGTGTTTTCCCCTGTGTACTATATGTAGCTGTCATTACTTTCTTACTTTACATGATTTATTGATAATTTCTGTGTGGCCTTTTACCCTTTATTCAATGATTGTAGTGCACATGAGCACTGCATATGATAAGTTTGGTGAGCTGGATGTTTAATCAACTAACCGATCCCCTCAAAAactgtgtcaaaattttaaatctatatttcttccaactctttcccatcatgagttcaaatcctgctgaggtcaactttgccttttattcttctagggtcgataaaataaagtattagtgtAGTAAATAGTGAGATCGAAGGTAAGGACTAGGCTTCCCCCACTCAAATTCCTGGCCTAGTGCCTCAAtcagaaaatattggtttcaaattttggcacaacgcctgCAACTTtggggtcaattacatcgactccagtgatttactggtacttattttattggtcttaaaaggatgaaagctaaagtcaacctcggtggaatttgaactcagaacatagcggtattttgtccggtgtgacaatgatttttaaaatggttacaagggaaataactccgaTAGCCAAAGTGAGTGTTCCATTTACACCGGTATTGTGGTCCTGCAGACATGTTTCGACCGTTGTTTCCAGCTCTTGTTCCAAAAGCAGTGGATCCTTTCTGGTTTCCCGTTGATAAACCTTGTCTCGATGAATCTGAAATAAGTGCGCTGGAAGCTGATTACAACAATTGGGTGAGCATTTCCGACATGCGTAATTAGATATTATTCAAATCTGCTCAATCAGTGCCAACATATGATCAAAATCGTTTTAGCCAAGAAGCAgccattctttattattattattattttgttcaggTATTGCATGCATACCTTACACGAATTGTTCCTAAATTTAATTTGTCGTCGAACCCTTATAAgattttttataaaatcattgaAGCCttatcaatagaataagcacaaaCTCGCTACTaactttaataatttttatgaaaCATTTGTTTAGAATGAAAAAATGTAAACATCGTCTCCCAACACGTTGTCACTTGCTCCatatatcattttttctttttagactGAATCATTCAATTTAGTTTGTAATTTCCTGTTGGTCAGAGTGCAACATAATCTGAAACACATTGAAATAACGTGGTGTAATAATAAATTTGGTCATGATCCTCTAGGAAATATTTATGAAGCatggttaatattatttttgtgtgtaaaGGTGGAGAGCTGACAGaactgcttttaaaaaatggttagCGGTACTTCTTCCGACtcattatgttctgatttcaaatcgggccgaggtcgacttccctttcatccctttgaattctataaaataagtaccagttagtcgACTTATCCCGCCCCTtagagttgctggccttgtgccaaaatttgaaaccactattattgtGTGTAATAAGTTAAAAATTTTATTGGTATATTTTAAAACGATATAACTATTTCGAAAATGGCGATTgctatgttttaataaatttttaattttcatttccaaaGAAATTCTTTTTCTTGCAATACTGTTCCGTCTTAGGGAAACTCTACTCACTTGTACATTATAAAATGTTGTCtcggatatgtttttttttttatagcattgTAGAATGTGAATGGAGGGAAATTTTGCTcccatttctagcaggtttaaCGACCAAATACTTCtaaaaataaattcttaatttacCAAAATAAGCACAATTTCAGTTGCCATTCTTGAAAAATTTAAGAACTTGATAAAAGTACTTTTTGACATCCAGAGATGTCAGCATATTTTTCATTCGTGAGAAGAGAGTATATTAAAAGGAATCCAGGAACTGTTTGTgctatgaatctctctctctatatatatataatatatataatgaaatttattgtatacagtgctcaggtgcaccacaacttgtcatatatatatatgtgtgtgtgtgagtgagagatggttatatttattatttgaagagagagtgggagtaaAAAACATGCCGTGGTTTTAAACACAAACACTTCTTGCATTTTATGAAGAACAACGCTGACATCTCTGGCTGTAGCAAatgaaaaacagacaaaaacttCAAAGTTGACACTGATGATTtcatgaaatttaaatatttctacttAATAGATATATTGACAAATTTGATGCTTAATTTGAATATGAATAGTaactattttgattttaataaatcaatttgGTTAGTATACTTTgacttaatgttttgtttttttaactagTGTGAATGTGTACTTAAATTGTTGAAGATAATGTTATACGGTAGAAGGAATATTATTGTCACTGATATTTCGAATGAATGTTTAGGAACCTCGAGTCATCTGTTTTGCTTGAAACGTGGTCGCCATGTTTAATGTTTTGAAGAAATTCGTTTTACTCtttgtattgttttcttttctgaagGAATGgagaatgtataaaaatatcgTGGTTCTCTTGAAATAGGGAAACGAAAACggtattttgtttataaaaatacttTCTTTTTAAAAGGACAACGTATTaggaggaaagaaaaacatttagaCAACTTATAAGAATTTAATtagaaaattttcaacttctattcaaTGGTTTCTTTAAACCcagtattatttatagctttatctacttcgagttccacTATTAAAAACTATATTAATTTTACATTATGACGTATGGGAACCATCAATACTTTGGTTTTATAAACGTTTGTATCAcgagaaaaatgcatttaaataaaaagtattaattaaaaatacattaaaacctAAAATGCAAAAATTTATAAGATACACCAGAAATTATGGACTTCCTATGTTTGCAACTGCAGCAATTCACCCTCTTATAGTAAAcaatatttgatttttgttttcatatttcagaaaaaaacaaaacaaaaaacgataTTATTAAACACTCGTCATGTTCTAAAAAAAAAGCTGTTTTCTCCTAAGTACCTCTAAAAAAAACATTCGAAAATGTTAAACTTGAACGTTTCTTCCTTAAGTAccaaacattattttaaaattttcttttgaagCGATTTCACAAACATGCAGTATTTCAGATATGGATCTCAGCATCAGATGAAAGAACAAACTGTTGGGCATATACTTCTATAGAATGTTGAtaaattctgttttctattttaacAAATAGCGTTGTATGCTCTCCACCCGTTGAAGAATATAAGACGTACATGCTCCGATTTTACTCCACGATCTTAATAATCAACAATGTACGCCAGTGCTTCTTTGCCATGACTATTTATCGAACAATGATATCGTGTTTTATCAGATTTTGTGTGACCCCAACGCATTACTCAGTTTAATACTTCTATTGTTGGCCCTGAGTGCCTTGGCTGATTCCAGCCTGTTGCAAGTATTCGACCAGGTCCCTTATCAGAGGCTAGATTAACACAATGTATTGCTATACTACTTTCTGTTATAGAAACCCATGGGTCGCTTTTCCACCAAGAAAGAGTCATAAATGCGAGTCTTCCTTTTCTGActaaaccttaaaaaaaaagtaaatgtttttattgaaGAAAGACTTGGATCTCTGTATTTTCTACCACAGATGGCAAACGATTAAAAAAGGAAACCATTCTTCTGGCAAACTGCATCTGTGACTTGTTTTGATCCTTAGTCAGAACCATTTTATTTCTCTTgtattacttctctctctctctctctctctctctctctctctcttcttttgaagatcttttagatttttaatttGGCCTTACTCAAAATACTTAATTTAAAAGGGACTGCTCAAGTTTGACTTCAACTTATCAGTCTTCCTGAAACTATACAATCCATTGAAGAAACTTACATGGGTACTCAACATATACATTATttgaaatagctgctaaatctacttcaaatcacaccctgctgtTGAAAAAGTGGAAGGACACAGTGAAAATAAATAGAATGATCATAGTGAAAACTAACTTTTGGTTATACAACAACATAAAAACGAAAGCAACCAGAGAGGGGTCTCCTAATGGGATACAGAACATTTCAACAGATTGGACGTCCCACCTTACTCCATTGTTTCATATCAGTCATTAAGGATGCTAATAAATTTCTCTAATACATTAGATTTAGTAAGACAAAtggaatacattttattttttataacaaaGACTATCAAAAtcattttctttaaccctttgcctatctttatcttttcttttacttgtttcagtcatttgactgcggccatgctggagcaccgcctttagtcgagcaaatcgaccccgggacttattctttgtaagcccagtacttattctatcggtctcttttgccgaaccgctaagtgacggggacgaaaacacaccagcatcggttgtcaagcaatgctagggggacaaacacacacacacatatatatatatatatattatatatacatatatacgacagacttctttcagtttccgtctaccaaattcactcacaaggcattggtcggtcttaAGTATTTACATAAATTTCTCCTAAACATCCATGCTTGTCTTCAAACTTTTAAATAACTCTTGTGTCATGCATTCTGGGTAATATAAAACTttctttcataagtcccaagttttTTTCCGGTGGTTGAAACAAATTGGGAATGCGTATCCTACATGATGTTAGGACACAAGGGGATTCTGTCTTGTGTCtcacatgtgatacacaagaGTTACAATTCCACTGACAAGTGATGTCCATTGAAAACATTTTTGATTCATTACTAACTTCATCTTCACACAtgtttcaatgttttaaaacttgTCCAGCTTTGTATTGTTAGGAGGCAcaggcacttacacacacacacacacgcacttctgcctactaaattcaatcacaaggtttcagttgcccaaggtgtcacgcagtggactgaacccaaaaacatgcggctaggaagcaagcttcctaaacACATAGCCATGTATtgttaatctctatatatataaagctgaagttgtctgtgtatggcaggtttgatagccttcaactaacactatcttctccaagaccctgcagcgcaagttgaccaaaaatgagagtatgatagaaggcttgctctttcttccatagaagaaaaaattcaaagcggaccatgttaacaccaaaaattatttacatcaaaaagatgcttttttctatgaaaatccctattttttacgattttttgactgctgtgtcgccatttttcggtgtatttcaaccaaaaaaaatgttcacttgaagagaataacaaactacataatgcaaaatttttacttttcaaacattccaattctaaagggtcaaagcaacgctgggtgatactgctagttattgatattttcaagtttattctatttattatcatttgtcattttttaaaattctaggcTCAGAGCGTCGGCGATAAAGACAATGCTATAGTACCAATAGGAAAAACTGCCCAGGAGGTAAACTCTTTTTCTTTACTCTGTCATTTGCTGTTGTTTATCCCCTAATTCAATCTTGATCAAATAGACTCATGActgaagacattccagccataatCATTTTGTCTTTTTACAAGTATCTAGAAGTATGttatgtatttcttttgttttttataagttAGTAGAGTACTATGTGAGGAAgtattggctgctatttgtaacaGCTCAAATGACCATGTAGTGCAGTGGTTCCAAACCCAGCATATACAGATGCCTGGGGGGTGCACAATCTTCGTACTGTGGATCACTTGAGCCCATAGGATTAATATGGCTGGttgcccagtttctatggcgtataagtGATGTAGAtgagtggttcccaaagtgggtagTGGAAAGATTAGGGATGGGTGCATTGAAGAATAATGGGGTGACCAAAACAGAGCAATGGATGTGAAAAAAACCCCCACAAAATAAAGGGTTTATTaggtaagttttatttgtgaaataccattgttttgaatttgctgcaggaAATGGTCTGTCTGTGATGATAAGGGTGAgtggggcactaggaatgtggccttagAACCAAGGGGGCAGCAGCCTAAAAAAGTTTGGGAACTGCTGATCTCGATCAGAATATTGGAAGAAATATCATTAAGCATGTTgggtctgacatgctaacaattctgccagcttgccacattcATGAACTTTGTACcattattatataaatgcattGTGCCATCCACAGTTTTGTTGTGTCCAACTTCAAATTCGAGTGTTCAAATGTCAAAACACTGACAGGATCCTGTCAGTGTTTTGATATTTATTGTGTTGCATATTTCCCCCCACCAACATTTCCTTTCTGTGTTGTGATGCTTCTATGGATGTTGCTTACTCTGTTTTCACTTACTTTACTCAGCattatgatgaagaagaggaagaagaggaggaggaagaagttgATGATGAGAGCGACACTAATGATGATGAACTTGACACAGATATGGTTGATGACAGGGATTCTGCCGATGATGTGAGTAAATTCTTCATTCTTATTCCGACACATTTGGCATATCCTGTAGCTTTATTGTGTTTggtttgttgttggtttttgtatatagctttatttttatctaatttcctttgtttttctgtttgacAAGTTCTAATCTGAGTGTTACTTTAGTCTTGTAAGGTCAGTGAGTTAATTACTACCCTCATAATCCTGTGTTCAAACTTTACAATTCATGTGTGTCCCTTTGGTGTTAGCTTGCACACTTGTAAATTTATGTACCTTTCCAACCTCACAGCTTATTGtcagttatttcttttatttttttattttacttctccTGTTTCATCTGTAATATATACTCATTAGAAaggtggttgttattattgttgttgcttaactcCAGATCAGCCCACattaagcaaacctatgatcaaagtacCACATTATCTGATGACTTCTCAGTTTTAGACATtctggtgtgatttgagggagatttggctgctttttctagcaggttgagcaatcaCATAGAGATTCCTTCATTGGCTCATTGATAGATATGTTTCATATACAGATGAAGTTTTGCCTTTTCTCTCTCCACAACTACATACATTTTAGTGTAATGAAGCCGCTGCACTAAATGATTGATATAACTATACTATGGAAGGTGTTAATGTAACAATTGCCAACCCTTCAATATCTCAGTCCACTTATTAAGAAAGTTCATAACATAATTTGATTTGTTCATTTACTATGAAgagtaaataatttaatattttagacCTTCATTGTAATTCTACTTATCAAACTTTTCTACGGCACAGACTATCAGACTTATTACCTTAAGTTCTTGACTTCCATCTTGTCTATCTATTTGcccatatttcttatatttactgAAAATGTGCTTATTTGTTCCATCTGTCAAGTGTGTTTGTTCTGTATTGCAGTCTCCCTCTGTTCATCCTAACACACTGTCCAGTTTACTACCACCATCTGCTCCCCCACCTACCCTTGTTTTCTGCTTATGTTTAAATTTAATCAACTTAACTATTCCTgagtaaaagtataaaaactGCTCCACCTCTCTGCCAATCCATGCTGAGCCAGTGTAGCAAACTAGGCTCACCAGACCAGTATGGTCTTGACCTCAAATTCACAGCCTCCTCATCAGACTCagttggtggagagaacatgctgaggcctttGTCCAATAGTGGACTGGACATAGGCAATCCATTCCAATTTTTTAAGTTGGATATCAGCTACTTTAGTCTTACCAGTCCAGAATGGTCTGGACCAGCAATGAGTGCTGCCCATCTTTGCCTGATTAACTTGCCAAAGGTGAAAAACGGTAATAGGAAGAACTTCTATGCAGGAAAAACCTCTATGATTACATGCTTTAATAATAAACATACAATTATGggaatttgtaaaagaaaaaaaagccgtTTTGTCCATGCTAGTATAAATGTTTGTAAAAAATAGTTGGGCCTTCCCTCCCTcccaaatctctttctctctttttactcttttacttgtttcagtcatttgactgcggccatggtggagcactgcctttagtcgaaagcAAAtcaactctaggacttattctttggaagcctagtacttattctgttggtcagaATGTGTAATAAATCATCAATAGAATAACTCTTTAGtgcttaaaccagccatatcaggcccaaatattctaccttgttttatgttcaaactggctaaatctggtctctcacacttatcctacaatgtcattttgaaaCTAAGCAATcgcattatcaaaatctcaaagctacatgatcccgcatgattaattcaaaacgatgtgaatcagtaagcattacatttgacaaagtaatctgaatactaaagagttGACCCTTTTGCattaatctggccatatccagcccagatattctacctgttttatgttaaaacagaGACcaaatccaacctctcacacctacctcacaatgtcattctaaaaatatacaaacacaccaattgaaatcttgaagtaacaagataatgcatgattaattcaaaactatgtgaatatGTAAGCAAtacatttaacaaagaaatcatcatcatttaacatctgttttccatgctagcatgggttggatggtaaaTCTGAATACTAAACAGTAAAACATTTGAATCCTATAAAAACTCCATATTTCTTCATCTGAAGCAAATATTTAACCTCTTTAACAGACACTGGAAAATTctgtttcattatttatattgcaCTTCATAGTTCTCTCTGGTTTATGTATTTAGTATGTGTACTTTACTTGTAATGTTCATAGGAAGGGATTAAAATTCATTGTTTAGAGAATGTAAACAGTTAGCTTTTAGAAAACATGGTTTTGAAATGTTGGGAAACTATCTTCCATGAGAGAGTTCACAATTTATAGGGAAGATCCAGGGGAATAATTACATGGTAGCTAAATTTTGCTTAAGTGTCCCAGGATTTAATTCCGGGATAGTAAGTCGTATTTTgtagaaaataggaaaattgaaTAAGGAGATGAATGCTTGGGATGTTAAACTATTTATATCTTGAAgtcttctacatatgtttcgatggaTGCACTCCAAAATGTCAGGCATTTTTGGAGTACATctgttgaaacatatgtagaagacTTCAAGATATAAATGGTTTAACAACATCCCAAGTATTTGTCTCCTTATTcagttttcctctctctctctctctctctctctctctctctatatatatatatatatatatatatatatatatatatgtattatatgttcatcatttaacgttcattttccatgctgacatgggttaaacTGTTTGACTGCAGATGGTAAGCCGGAGAGCTTGCACAAGGCTCCAGttgtctgatttggtttggtttttatggctggatacccttcctactgccaaccactccaaagagggtactgggtgccttttacatgtcatcagCAAGGTGCCATGACAGGCTtccttgcagtttccatctaccagattcacccacaaggcattggtcagaccAGTGCTATAACATTACTAATTAATTTCGATTGTTTCATAACATTTTATTCTTCATTGTGCTGAAAGCAGTTTCCCCATGCTAGATCATTCTACCCAAATCAGTTTTggaaaaaatgaatgtaaataaaaggcaaaaacccATCAATACTGAAGGAGTTGACAATCATGATCTGACTTAATGTTATTAGTGTTTATTAAAGAAGCAAAgcctttcttctgttcttttattctatttttattgtagTTCAGTACAAGTTCTGTCATAGGTTTATATAACTTTCATGACACAATTGGTAAGCcttgtatttagttacatctctttCTGCTCTGAGGTCAAATTTACtttgtcatcattatttattgtttgtaaggcagtgagctggcagaataattagcgcgctggatgaaatgcttagcggtattgtgcccattgctatgttctgagttcaaattctgccgaggtcgactttacatttcatcaattcagggtcgttaaaataagtaccagttgaaccaatccgtccctcaaaattgctgcccttgtggcgaaatttgaaatcattatttagtgTCTGTATTTCATGCTGACATAAGTTgactggtttgacaggatctgacaggttagaggactgcatcaagctccaatgtctgtctGAGAATTTGGAtacctttcttaatgccaaccacttttcagaaTGTCCTGGGTGCATTTTTGTGTCACTGGCACTTGGAAAACAATACCCCTTGATTGAGGGGAACAGCTTACACCTGGTTTGAGAAGTAGAAGGATAAGAACAGTTCTTTTGTTGTGGAGCAGTTACACAGCTACCCTAGCTGGAAAGGGATagaagatgatggtgaagaaGGG is from Octopus sinensis linkage group LG7, ASM634580v1, whole genome shotgun sequence and encodes:
- the LOC115214041 gene encoding anaphase-promoting complex subunit 15 isoform X4 produces the protein MFRPLFPALVPKAVDPFWFPVDKPCLDESEISALEADYNNWAQSVGDKDNAIVPIGKTAQEHYDEEEEEEEEEEVDDESDTNDDELDTDMVDDRDSADDFDFRGRRNSLNLFSDFV
- the LOC115214041 gene encoding anaphase-promoting complex subunit 15 isoform X5; the encoded protein is MFRPLFPALVPKAVDPFWFPVDKPCLDESEISALEADYNNWAQSVGDKDNAIVPIGKTAQEHYDEEEEEEEEEEVDDESDTNDDELDTDMVDDRDSADDIYLERSLSINTAVIEG
- the LOC115214041 gene encoding anaphase-promoting complex subunit 15 isoform X3, with product MFRPLFPALVPKAVDPFWFPVDKPCLDESEISALEADYNNWAQSVGDKDNAIVPIGKTAQEHYDEEEEEEEEEEVDDESDTNDDELDTDMVDDRDSADDVDMDAQVTAGSSPMWGV
- the LOC115214041 gene encoding anaphase-promoting complex subunit 15 isoform X2; the encoded protein is MFRPLFPALVPKAVDPFWFPVDKPCLDESEISALEADYNNWAQSVGDKDNAIVPIGKTAQEHYDEEEEEEEEEEVDDESDTNDDELDTDMVDDRDSADDFDFRGRRNSLNLIYLERSLSINTAVIEG
- the LOC115214041 gene encoding anaphase-promoting complex subunit 15 isoform X1 yields the protein MFRPLFPALVPKAVDPFWFPVDKPCLDESEISALEADYNNWAQSVGDKDNAIVPIGKTAQEHYDEEEEEEEEEEVDDESDTNDDELDTDMVDDRDSADDFDFRGRRNSLNLVDMDAQVTAGSSPMWGV